A genomic stretch from uncultured Pseudodesulfovibrio sp. includes:
- a CDS encoding ABC transporter substrate-binding protein — MTDFMQAAAEDLGFELDVYYGNRNHVLIDENVEKLFSRKKLPRYVLGMNARGGGESFLARAEAAGVETVFINQGFLEEDQKNVGRPGEKYTRWLFEYLPNDTQAGYVLAKKLIQVAVQDGLVDGDGMVNVIAVSGHEASPASILREKGLQEAVAEFSNTRLRQVVHADWKQDRAKELSKRLMQRYPDTAVVWSASDAMAEGVLESLNELGKRPGTDVLIGGVDWTARALELVKEGEFTVSVGGHFMDGGWALVMLYDAMHGVEVPRSSLSRFFSLTRTNIYSYHSAFDASDWRKIDFTKFSKYLNPTLEKYNFGLEAVLDQVEVLRP, encoded by the coding sequence ATGACTGATTTTATGCAGGCTGCCGCTGAGGATCTCGGTTTCGAACTGGATGTTTATTATGGGAATAGGAACCATGTCCTTATAGATGAAAACGTGGAAAAACTTTTTTCTCGGAAAAAGCTCCCCCGGTATGTTCTCGGTATGAATGCCCGGGGTGGTGGGGAATCCTTTTTGGCCCGTGCCGAAGCTGCCGGGGTCGAAACCGTCTTCATCAATCAGGGTTTTCTGGAAGAAGATCAGAAGAATGTGGGCAGACCCGGTGAAAAGTATACTCGGTGGCTTTTTGAATATCTGCCTAATGACACGCAGGCAGGATATGTTCTGGCAAAAAAGCTGATTCAGGTGGCCGTTCAGGATGGATTGGTTGATGGCGACGGCATGGTCAATGTCATAGCCGTAAGCGGACATGAGGCCTCTCCTGCATCCATCCTTCGGGAAAAAGGGTTACAGGAAGCCGTGGCCGAGTTTTCCAATACTCGATTGCGTCAGGTTGTTCACGCAGATTGGAAGCAGGACAGGGCAAAAGAGTTGAGCAAACGGTTGATGCAGCGATATCCTGACACTGCCGTTGTCTGGTCGGCCAGTGATGCAATGGCGGAAGGCGTGTTGGAAAGCCTGAATGAATTAGGAAAACGTCCCGGTACGGATGTCCTGATTGGCGGAGTGGATTGGACTGCCCGCGCCTTGGAACTGGTAAAAGAGGGAGAGTTCACGGTCTCGGTCGGTGGGCATTTCATGGACGGTGGATGGGCTCTTGTGATGCTGTATGACGCCATGCATGGCGTGGAGGTTCCCCGCAGCAGCCTCTCTCGATTTTTCAGTTTGACCAGAACAAATATTTATAGTTATCACAGCGCGTTCGATGCCAGTGATTGGCGAAAAATCGATTTTACGAAGTTTTCAAAATATCTCAATCCAACTTTAGAAAAATATAATTTCGGACTTGAAGCTGTCCTTGATCAGGTGGAGGTCTTACGCCCATGA
- the zupT gene encoding zinc transporter ZupT, with product MDTQTILFAFGLTIFAGLSTGIGSAIAFFARQTNTKFLSLALGFSAGVMIYVSFVEILVKAKDALTSELGGVMAAWITALSFFGGIAFIAIIDKLVPSYENPHEMHSIEEMEQGKENLPKNEAHNFDKLKRTGMFAAIAIAIHNFPEGLATFTAALTDPALGTAIAVAIAIHNIPEGIAVSIPLYYATGDRKKAFFYSFLSGLSEPVGALIGYLILMPFFSPTLFGVLFAGVAGIMVFISFDELLPAAEEFGEHHLSIYGLIAGMAVMALSLLLFL from the coding sequence ATGGATACGCAAACAATTCTCTTTGCATTCGGCTTGACTATCTTTGCTGGCCTCTCCACCGGCATCGGCTCGGCCATAGCCTTTTTCGCTCGGCAGACCAACACGAAATTCCTCTCCCTTGCCCTCGGGTTTTCTGCCGGAGTCATGATCTATGTCTCGTTCGTTGAGATCCTGGTCAAAGCAAAGGACGCACTCACGTCTGAACTCGGTGGAGTCATGGCAGCCTGGATTACGGCCCTGTCCTTTTTCGGAGGCATTGCCTTTATCGCCATCATCGACAAGCTTGTACCCAGTTATGAAAACCCACATGAAATGCACTCAATTGAAGAAATGGAGCAAGGTAAAGAGAACTTGCCAAAGAACGAAGCTCACAACTTCGACAAACTCAAGCGAACCGGCATGTTCGCGGCAATTGCCATTGCCATCCACAATTTCCCCGAAGGTCTCGCGACCTTCACTGCGGCCCTGACAGACCCGGCCCTGGGCACGGCCATTGCCGTGGCTATCGCCATCCACAACATCCCCGAAGGGATAGCCGTATCCATCCCGCTTTATTACGCGACCGGCGACCGGAAAAAGGCCTTTTTCTACTCCTTTCTGTCCGGCCTGTCCGAACCTGTGGGCGCGCTTATCGGCTACCTCATCCTAATGCCCTTCTTCTCTCCCACGCTTTTCGGTGTCCTGTTTGCCGGGGTGGCCGGAATCATGGTGTTCATTTCCTTTGATGAGCTGCTGCCAGCTGCCGAGGAATTCGGTGAACACCATCTCTCGATATACGGACTCATAGCCGGTATGGCTGTCATGGCCCTTTCGTTACTGCTCTTCCTTTAA
- a CDS encoding deoxyribonuclease IV — translation MYLGAHMSIAGGLHMAFERIGMVSGTALQIFTRNQRQWAVPPLTGYDIELFSVAWEQWGDYPIAAHDSYLINLASSKPEQVDRSIIAFAEELRRIEALSISWLVTHPGSHLGDGVDAGIERYAANLDIAIEQSGTQTAIILLETTAGQGTNLGSTFEELAGIIERSKYPDRLGVCYDTCHTFAAGYDIRTPETYAATFAAFDRIVGLDRLKFFHLNDTKNEFNSHKDRHEHIGEGEIGLDGFRNLMQDQRMADIPKTLETPKDKDLQDDVRNLHTLRQLALKT, via the coding sequence ATGTACCTTGGTGCTCACATGTCCATTGCCGGAGGCCTGCACATGGCCTTCGAACGCATCGGCATGGTCAGCGGCACAGCTTTGCAGATATTTACCCGTAACCAGCGACAATGGGCTGTTCCACCGCTGACCGGGTATGACATCGAGCTTTTTTCGGTGGCGTGGGAGCAATGGGGCGACTATCCCATTGCAGCGCATGATTCCTACCTCATCAATCTCGCGTCCAGCAAACCGGAACAGGTCGACCGCTCCATTATAGCGTTCGCCGAAGAACTCCGGCGCATTGAGGCGTTGTCCATATCCTGGCTGGTGACCCACCCCGGTTCACATCTGGGCGACGGCGTTGATGCAGGCATTGAACGCTACGCAGCCAATCTGGATATCGCTATCGAGCAATCCGGCACGCAGACAGCCATCATCCTGCTCGAAACTACCGCAGGCCAGGGCACCAACCTCGGTTCCACATTCGAAGAACTGGCCGGCATCATAGAACGCTCCAAATATCCCGACCGCCTCGGCGTGTGCTACGATACCTGCCACACCTTTGCCGCCGGGTATGACATCCGCACGCCAGAGACCTACGCAGCCACTTTTGCGGCCTTCGATCGCATTGTCGGACTGGACCGACTCAAATTCTTTCACCTGAACGACACCAAGAACGAATTCAATTCGCACAAGGACCGTCACGAACATATAGGTGAAGGAGAAATCGGACTGGACGGCTTCCGCAATCTCATGCAGGACCAACGCATGGCTGATATTCCGAAGACGCTTGAAACGCCAAAGGACAAGGATTTGCAGGATGATGTCCGCAACTTGCACACCTTGCGCCAGCTTGCGTTAAAGACATAG
- a CDS encoding HAD family hydrolase, with amino-acid sequence MPQLDAIIFDFDGTLADVPLDFDWMKTKIAALGEVFMDERPVPNSKPALEWLEELACQVMKRDRAEGMEFLSRGRLVIAAMELDAARDGALFDFTRPMLTTLKEHGVAAGVITRNISPAVKTVFPDIEDYTRVFIPREDAPKLKPDPAHLYQALTAIGADPKNSLMVGDHPMDVETGRRAGTLCAAVTSGNSEAEAFADLAPDFICTNVAALLDRLVTARLI; translated from the coding sequence ATGCCTCAACTTGACGCCATAATATTCGACTTCGACGGCACTCTGGCTGATGTCCCACTGGACTTTGACTGGATGAAAACCAAGATCGCCGCGCTGGGCGAGGTCTTCATGGACGAACGCCCTGTTCCGAACTCCAAACCCGCGCTTGAATGGCTGGAGGAACTGGCCTGTCAGGTCATGAAACGCGACCGGGCTGAGGGCATGGAATTTCTGTCTCGTGGACGACTCGTTATTGCAGCCATGGAACTGGACGCGGCCAGAGACGGCGCTTTGTTCGACTTTACCAGACCAATGCTCACGACCTTGAAAGAACACGGCGTGGCCGCAGGCGTCATCACCCGAAACATTTCTCCGGCAGTCAAGACGGTATTTCCGGATATCGAAGACTATACCCGCGTATTCATTCCCCGTGAAGACGCCCCCAAGCTCAAGCCTGACCCGGCACACCTGTATCAAGCCCTCACCGCCATCGGCGCTGATCCGAAAAATTCTCTTATGGTCGGCGATCATCCCATGGATGTGGAAACGGGTCGTCGTGCCGGAACACTCTGTGCGGCAGTCACCAGCGGCAACTCCGAGGCTGAAGCCTTTGCCGACTTGGCGCCGGATTTCATCTGCACCAACGTTGCCGCCCTCCTGGACAGGCTTGTGACAGCCCGACTCATTTAA
- a CDS encoding methyl-accepting chemotaxis protein: MHFKDWSLKLKILLPTFIVVLIVMTASTVILTIKAQDMAVEQATENAQRLAYGHSLEVGETMDLAMTATRTMAAAYEQGANYSPIPDREYLDAFVIDVLERHDELAGAWCTFPPGNFDDREDEYRDTYNGAYRTWYHRDGGTIASSFAGAGNFETEEWFAKPMSGSIETITEPYPWEAGGKKFWLASTGHPIKRNGKNIGIVGVDFYLNDLQKVVNEIKPFGTGYAFLMTNKGTIVAHPDTDKMGKNVSELIDATNANNVVEAARSGKQLAYETVNSQGDWYVTLAPISVGRTGEPWSLAVVIPMDKVLEQADSFAYTSIIMAVIAVSILFVVLLFIANIITKPILKGISLAKSLSEGDLTKDIDVDQKDEIGTLADALRTMTAQLRNVIGNVSSATENVASGSEELAASSQSMAEGASEQAASVEEVSSSMEEMASNIQGTAENASKTEKIATKAALNAEESGKAVSQAMNAMTDIAEKISVIEDIARQTNLLALNAAIEAARAGEHGKGFAVVAAEVRKLAERSGLAASEISELSSSTVHVAKEAGSKLDQLVPDIQETAQLIQEITSASNEQSAGVEQINAAIQQLDNIIQQNASSSEEIASTSESLASESSQLQQAISFFNLGASGHDSHHRAPAKRKPQRQLPSTPTKPTSSGMDLDMGDEGFERF, translated from the coding sequence ATGCATTTCAAAGACTGGAGCCTCAAACTCAAAATTCTGCTGCCAACATTCATCGTTGTCCTTATCGTAATGACTGCCAGCACAGTCATCTTGACCATCAAGGCACAGGACATGGCTGTCGAACAGGCCACAGAAAATGCGCAGAGACTCGCATACGGTCACAGCCTTGAAGTGGGAGAAACCATGGATTTGGCGATGACAGCCACACGAACCATGGCAGCAGCCTATGAACAGGGAGCCAACTACTCCCCCATTCCTGATCGCGAATATCTTGATGCCTTTGTTATTGATGTCCTTGAGCGACATGATGAACTCGCCGGAGCATGGTGTACGTTCCCTCCCGGCAATTTTGATGACCGTGAGGATGAATACCGGGACACCTATAATGGTGCTTATCGCACATGGTATCACCGTGACGGAGGAACCATCGCTTCCAGCTTTGCCGGTGCCGGCAATTTCGAAACCGAAGAGTGGTTTGCCAAACCCATGTCCGGCTCCATTGAAACCATTACCGAGCCGTATCCGTGGGAAGCTGGTGGCAAGAAATTCTGGCTCGCCTCAACAGGTCATCCCATCAAGAGAAACGGTAAGAATATCGGCATTGTCGGTGTTGATTTCTACCTCAACGACCTGCAAAAAGTCGTCAATGAAATCAAACCATTCGGGACAGGATACGCCTTTCTCATGACCAACAAAGGCACTATCGTTGCCCACCCCGACACAGATAAAATGGGCAAAAATGTCAGTGAACTGATAGATGCGACCAATGCAAACAACGTGGTCGAGGCTGCCAGATCCGGCAAGCAGCTCGCTTATGAAACCGTGAATTCCCAAGGGGACTGGTATGTCACCCTTGCGCCCATCTCCGTAGGCCGTACTGGTGAGCCATGGAGTCTGGCTGTCGTGATCCCCATGGACAAGGTACTCGAACAGGCTGACTCCTTTGCCTACACTTCCATCATCATGGCTGTCATTGCCGTGTCTATTCTCTTCGTAGTTCTTCTGTTCATCGCCAACATCATTACCAAACCTATTCTCAAAGGCATCTCTTTGGCAAAGAGCCTGTCCGAAGGCGACCTGACCAAGGACATTGATGTCGATCAGAAAGACGAAATCGGCACATTGGCCGATGCCTTGCGGACCATGACGGCCCAACTCAGAAACGTTATCGGCAACGTCAGCTCTGCCACGGAAAACGTGGCGTCCGGCAGCGAAGAACTGGCCGCATCCTCCCAGAGCATGGCCGAAGGTGCGTCTGAGCAGGCTGCCAGCGTGGAAGAGGTTTCTTCCTCCATGGAAGAGATGGCATCCAACATCCAGGGCACTGCAGAAAATGCCAGCAAGACTGAAAAAATCGCGACAAAGGCGGCACTGAATGCCGAAGAAAGCGGCAAGGCTGTTTCACAGGCCATGAACGCCATGACTGATATTGCAGAAAAGATCTCGGTCATCGAAGATATCGCCCGCCAAACCAACCTGCTGGCCCTGAACGCAGCTATCGAAGCGGCTCGCGCAGGAGAACATGGAAAGGGCTTTGCCGTTGTTGCTGCCGAGGTACGCAAGCTTGCGGAACGTAGCGGACTGGCAGCATCCGAGATCAGCGAACTCTCTTCCTCCACTGTCCATGTGGCCAAAGAGGCGGGTAGCAAACTCGACCAGTTGGTCCCGGATATTCAAGAAACAGCACAACTCATTCAGGAAATCACCTCGGCTTCCAATGAGCAAAGCGCCGGTGTCGAACAAATAAACGCTGCCATTCAACAACTGGACAATATCATTCAACAAAACGCATCCTCATCCGAGGAAATCGCGTCCACATCTGAAAGCCTAGCCAGCGAAAGTTCGCAACTACAGCAGGCTATCAGTTTCTTCAACCTCGGGGCATCCGGTCACGACAGCCACCACCGTGCTCCAGCGAAACGCAAGCCGCAACGGCAACTGCCCTCTACACCGACCAAACCGACATCCAGCGGGATGGACCTCGACATGGGCGATGAAGGCTTCGAACGTTTCTAA
- a CDS encoding DUF362 domain-containing protein gives MASKVFFWNLRASVKAPFDKRMRSLLKAAKGGQHIKEGDLTAIKLHFGEQGTTGFLRPLWIKPILDFVLEAGGKPFLTDASTLYVGQRGEAVSHAMCAARHGWDPLVLDAPVIIADGLRGEYEVAVPVGGKHIEDAYIAGSIAEADFFVSLNHFKGHEMAGYGGALKNIGMGSASKMGKMQQHFSTGPIIDPEACTACEACTKVCKPGALYIASDTGKIALNAEKCVGCGGCFVACRHEGLKVDWKMGVQEFLERMMEYAKGVLATKETPCLHVNFVMDVVPDCDCVGFTDAPICPDIGVMASFDPVAVDQASMDLVNEAQPLYPSQLPFGVIPGQNKFLAIHQHVPESFGLDYAEEIGLGSREYELINL, from the coding sequence ATGGCATCAAAAGTATTTTTCTGGAATCTGCGGGCATCGGTCAAGGCTCCTTTCGACAAACGCATGCGCAGCCTGCTCAAGGCGGCCAAAGGTGGTCAGCATATCAAGGAAGGTGATCTGACAGCGATTAAACTGCACTTTGGCGAGCAGGGCACCACCGGCTTCCTGCGTCCGTTATGGATTAAGCCGATTCTGGATTTTGTTCTTGAAGCGGGAGGAAAGCCGTTTCTGACGGATGCCTCGACATTGTATGTGGGACAGCGCGGTGAGGCTGTTTCTCATGCCATGTGTGCGGCCCGACACGGTTGGGACCCTCTCGTGCTTGACGCGCCCGTGATCATCGCGGACGGGCTGCGAGGCGAATATGAGGTGGCTGTTCCTGTGGGTGGCAAACACATTGAAGACGCGTATATCGCGGGCAGCATCGCCGAAGCGGACTTCTTTGTCTCGCTCAATCATTTCAAGGGCCACGAGATGGCAGGTTATGGCGGGGCACTCAAGAACATCGGGATGGGGTCAGCCAGCAAGATGGGCAAGATGCAACAGCATTTTTCAACTGGCCCGATCATTGATCCGGAAGCGTGTACCGCGTGTGAAGCGTGTACCAAGGTGTGCAAACCGGGCGCGCTGTATATTGCCTCGGACACGGGAAAGATCGCGCTTAACGCAGAGAAATGTGTAGGCTGTGGCGGGTGCTTCGTGGCCTGTCGTCATGAAGGACTCAAAGTGGACTGGAAAATGGGTGTGCAGGAATTCCTGGAGCGGATGATGGAGTATGCCAAGGGCGTGCTTGCAACCAAGGAGACTCCGTGCCTGCATGTCAATTTTGTCATGGACGTGGTGCCCGATTGTGACTGTGTCGGCTTCACCGACGCACCTATCTGCCCGGATATAGGTGTGATGGCGAGCTTTGACCCAGTGGCCGTGGACCAGGCCTCCATGGATCTGGTGAATGAGGCCCAGCCGCTGTATCCCAGTCAGTTACCCTTCGGGGTCATTCCGGGGCAGAACAAATTCCTGGCCATCCACCAGCATGTGCCGGAATCATTCGGTCTGGACTATGCGGAAGAGATCGGACTTGGTTCTCGGGAATATGAGTTGATAAATCTTTAG
- a CDS encoding glutamine synthetase family protein, producing the protein MNIPVFNCKNADDVMKAVKDYDVSFIQYWFLDILGTLKSFQVTPNELEASFEEGMGFDGSSILGFCRIDESDMVAMPDPTTFQICSWRPSDRPVARMFCDVVSPDGAPFEADSRYVLKKVMGQAAEKGYTFYVGPELEFFLFADDQDTEVLDAGGYFDAPPLDLGNNIRRDIIFALEAMGIQVEYSHHEVAPSQHEIDLRYAEGMKMADTAMTYRVVVKETARKHGCYATFMPKPIFGENGSGMHVHQSLFKNGRNVFYDANDEYHLSAEGKSYIAGILKHAPEFVAVTNQWVNSYKRLVPGYEAPVYIAWARRNRSALVRVPMYKPGKENATRMELRCPDPAANPYLCFAVQLAAGLRGMEEGYELAAPVEEDIFSMDDRQLKRNKIKSLPGSLYEAAINLQKSTFMKEVLGEHLHTALVENKIAEWNEYSTQVTEYELDKYLPVL; encoded by the coding sequence ATGAACATCCCGGTTTTCAATTGCAAAAATGCTGACGACGTGATGAAGGCAGTCAAGGACTATGACGTCAGTTTCATTCAGTACTGGTTTTTGGATATTCTCGGTACATTGAAGAGTTTTCAGGTAACCCCCAACGAACTTGAAGCCTCCTTTGAGGAAGGCATGGGTTTTGATGGGTCTTCCATCCTTGGTTTTTGCCGTATAGACGAGTCGGACATGGTCGCCATGCCGGACCCGACCACGTTCCAGATCTGTTCCTGGCGTCCTTCCGACAGACCTGTTGCCCGCATGTTCTGCGATGTCGTCAGCCCTGACGGTGCGCCATTCGAAGCGGACTCCCGCTATGTTCTCAAGAAAGTCATGGGGCAGGCTGCGGAAAAGGGATATACTTTCTATGTCGGTCCCGAACTTGAATTCTTCCTTTTCGCTGACGATCAGGACACCGAGGTTCTTGATGCCGGCGGATATTTCGACGCACCGCCGCTTGATCTTGGCAACAACATCCGTCGTGACATCATTTTCGCCCTCGAGGCCATGGGGATTCAGGTAGAGTATTCTCATCACGAGGTGGCACCATCCCAGCACGAGATAGACCTGCGCTATGCCGAAGGAATGAAAATGGCCGACACCGCCATGACCTATCGCGTCGTGGTCAAGGAAACCGCGCGCAAGCACGGTTGTTATGCCACCTTTATGCCCAAACCGATCTTCGGTGAAAACGGCTCCGGCATGCACGTTCACCAGTCCTTGTTCAAGAACGGCCGCAACGTGTTCTACGATGCCAACGATGAGTATCATCTCTCTGCTGAAGGCAAGTCGTATATCGCGGGTATCCTCAAGCATGCTCCGGAATTCGTTGCTGTGACCAACCAGTGGGTCAATTCCTACAAACGTTTGGTGCCCGGTTACGAAGCCCCGGTGTATATTGCCTGGGCTCGGCGTAACCGTTCGGCTCTGGTACGTGTGCCCATGTATAAACCCGGCAAGGAGAACGCCACCCGGATGGAGTTGCGTTGCCCGGACCCGGCCGCCAACCCCTACCTCTGTTTTGCCGTTCAGCTTGCAGCCGGACTCAGGGGCATGGAAGAGGGCTACGAGCTGGCCGCACCAGTTGAAGAGGATATCTTCTCCATGGATGACCGTCAGCTCAAGCGGAACAAGATCAAGTCGCTGCCCGGTTCATTGTATGAAGCCGCCATCAACTTGCAAAAATCCACCTTCATGAAAGAAGTGCTCGGTGAACATCTGCATACGGCACTGGTCGAAAACAAGATCGCAGAATGGAACGAGTACAGCACGCAGGTTACCGAATACGAACTGGATAAGTATTTGCCTGTGCTGTAG
- a CDS encoding methyl-accepting chemotaxis protein: MGWKDCKLCVKFGLGFGAVLLLLVSLGLWSTYGIEGIVGNAEEVISGNKLRGNFTQKVVDHLKWAEKVNELLTNSDIHTLNVQTDPKECAFGKWYYSDARVAAERLVPGIKPLLAEIEKHHNELHVSAIEISQKYAPADIELGAFLRDKKLDHLVWLGQIKDALIDQQATETGVQADPHKCMLGVWLYSPDTQKKMQADPDFAAVVKGIYEPHASLHESVTDIDGLLQEGKRYEAQSWYQEVTNDLADETLAAIDTVIALNDSRLQGYEEAKAIYTAKTLPALNVVQDILNKSMLVISNNIMTDDEMVTAANETEIGVIIFSVVSILIGILLAWIIARGIIIPLQKGMVFATTVSTGDLTTTVDLNQNDEVGQLAESLSRMADKLNAVVGEVNQSTESVSAGSEQLSASAQSLSQSVVEQAASIESISASIEEMSSGIRSNTESAQQTEGIAVKASDKAKESGAAVGEALDAFKSIAERITIIQEIARQTNLLALNAAIEAARAGEHGKGFAVVAAEVRKLAERSGKAAEEISGLSESSMGVADRASQMLEELVPEIGRTAELVQEIASSCMEQDKGITEISSSVGQLDQVVQGNASASEEMASTSEELAAQAENLAQAMTFFKTQSTNGGRKNTQVMVSSSMYQALPASQYQETDTRQGIALSLDEQEYDKF; this comes from the coding sequence ATGGGTTGGAAAGACTGCAAGCTATGCGTAAAATTCGGTCTTGGCTTTGGTGCCGTGCTCCTATTGCTTGTCAGCCTGGGATTGTGGTCGACATACGGTATTGAAGGAATTGTTGGCAATGCTGAAGAAGTCATTTCCGGCAACAAATTGCGCGGAAACTTTACACAAAAGGTGGTCGACCATCTGAAGTGGGCAGAAAAAGTCAACGAACTGTTGACCAATTCTGACATCCACACATTGAATGTGCAGACCGATCCCAAGGAGTGTGCTTTCGGCAAATGGTACTACAGCGACGCCAGAGTTGCTGCTGAAAGGCTGGTACCAGGCATCAAGCCGCTACTGGCTGAAATCGAAAAGCACCATAACGAACTCCACGTTTCAGCCATTGAAATCAGTCAAAAATATGCACCAGCCGACATTGAGCTTGGAGCCTTCCTCCGTGACAAAAAACTCGATCACCTTGTCTGGCTGGGCCAGATCAAAGACGCACTCATCGACCAGCAGGCAACGGAAACAGGTGTTCAGGCCGATCCTCATAAGTGCATGCTCGGCGTATGGCTCTATTCCCCCGACACCCAGAAAAAGATGCAGGCCGACCCGGATTTTGCGGCTGTGGTCAAGGGCATATATGAACCCCACGCATCCCTGCACGAATCCGTCACCGACATTGACGGCCTGCTTCAGGAGGGGAAGCGCTATGAAGCACAGTCCTGGTACCAAGAGGTGACCAACGACCTGGCCGACGAAACCCTGGCTGCTATTGATACGGTCATCGCCCTCAACGACAGCCGCCTGCAAGGTTATGAAGAGGCAAAAGCCATATACACCGCCAAGACCCTGCCCGCGCTTAATGTCGTGCAGGACATCCTCAACAAGAGCATGCTGGTCATCAGCAACAACATCATGACTGACGACGAAATGGTAACAGCCGCAAATGAAACGGAAATTGGCGTCATAATTTTTAGTGTTGTTTCCATACTTATCGGCATTCTGCTTGCGTGGATTATCGCCCGGGGCATTATCATTCCCCTGCAAAAGGGCATGGTTTTCGCCACAACCGTTTCCACCGGAGACCTGACAACCACGGTGGATCTAAACCAGAATGACGAGGTCGGCCAATTGGCCGAATCCCTGTCGAGGATGGCGGACAAGCTCAACGCCGTCGTAGGTGAAGTCAACCAGTCAACCGAGAGTGTCTCGGCCGGCAGTGAACAGCTTTCAGCATCGGCCCAATCGCTCTCACAGTCCGTGGTTGAGCAGGCGGCTTCCATCGAATCCATTTCAGCCTCCATTGAAGAAATGAGTTCCGGCATCCGCTCCAATACGGAAAGCGCACAACAAACAGAAGGCATTGCAGTCAAGGCATCCGACAAGGCGAAAGAAAGCGGTGCGGCGGTTGGAGAGGCTCTGGACGCCTTTAAATCCATCGCCGAACGCATCACCATCATTCAGGAAATAGCCCGTCAGACCAACCTGTTGGCGTTAAACGCGGCGATTGAAGCGGCACGCGCAGGAGAGCACGGCAAAGGCTTTGCCGTCGTCGCAGCCGAAGTCCGCAAACTGGCCGAACGCAGTGGCAAGGCCGCAGAAGAAATCAGCGGACTCTCGGAATCCTCCATGGGCGTGGCTGACAGAGCGAGCCAGATGCTGGAGGAATTGGTGCCCGAGATCGGCAGAACAGCCGAACTCGTTCAGGAAATAGCGTCAAGCTGTATGGAACAGGACAAGGGCATCACTGAAATCAGTTCTTCCGTGGGGCAACTCGATCAGGTCGTGCAGGGCAATGCGTCGGCCTCGGAGGAAATGGCATCCACATCGGAAGAGCTGGCTGCTCAGGCGGAGAACCTCGCTCAGGCTATGACCTTCTTCAAGACCCAGAGTACCAATGGAGGCAGGAAGAACACTCAAGTGATGGT